Proteins encoded by one window of Salvia splendens isolate huo1 chromosome 14, SspV2, whole genome shotgun sequence:
- the LOC121764158 gene encoding linolenate 9R-lipoxygenase-like produces MIKNTMHELDDRIEEMDAKYKKIVGNLSANLAATTLKVRTRYFHRIGVSGKGVLKIYDKIEGLPSHKIFQCGKTYPIIVRHSNSLSADDDARLDARGAAVRILSDESGGETTLLDLTLKTGNAFYARTISDFATWLVCGLPAREEHVKRAPHIRDAVWASLRNAETFTELHYYSNICRLFRFNDGQEMYVKLKLRPFDQKIMDDSGKIEPLGILPPETGAIPRDSNDKRPLLFLADDFRRRVSSPGGVRYVFQLQLRPVPEDADAQDEVLDCTKPWDEMEFPLIDVGEVTINENLTPKQSEELEFNPYLKCHEIDVIRATSASQSASIDHGRSLIYEICQRLRNNEPLPEAWRAFIEKSDVKVDLSGCPVMNQKHDSSVSNEVTLARAWITIGEGGFVGSRAVAMPGVVVEDGGSLGALSLAMKGELVRIKSQSQ; encoded by the exons ATGATCAAAAACACAATGCATGAGTTGGACGATCGTATTGAAGAAATGGATGCAAAATACAAGAAGATTGTGGGAAATCTTTCTGCAAACTTGGCTGCTACCACTCTCAAGGTTAGAACAAGATACTTCCATCGCATTGGAGTTAGTGGCAAAGGAGTCCTCAAAATATACGACAAGATTGAAGGACTCCCAAGCCACAAAATCTTCCAATGCGGAAAGACATATCCTATCATAGTTCGTCACAGTAACAGCTTAAGCGCTGACGATGATGCAAGGCTAGATGCGCGTGGCGCCGCTGTTAGAATCCTCTCCGATGAATCTGGTGGCGAAACAACACTCCTGGATTTAACACTTAAAACAGGCAATGCGTTTTACGCGCGCACCATTTCCGACTTTGCTACTTGGCTTGTGTGCGGGTTACCTGCTAGAGAAGAGCACGTGAAGCGTGCCCCGCACATCAGAGACGCAGTGTGGGCCTCTCTACGCAATGCAGAGACGTTCACTGAGCTGCATTACTACTCCAATATCTGCAGGCTCTTCAGGTTTAACGACGGACAGGAGATGTATGTCAAACTCAAGCTGCGGCCGTTTGATCAGAAAATCATGGATGATTCCGGGAAGATTGAGCCGTTAGGAATCCTACCTCCTGAAACAGGAGCGATTCCGAGGGACAGCAACGACAAGCGTCCTTTGCTTTTTTTGGCAGATGATTTCCGGAGACGTGTGAGTTCGCCCGGTGGCGTTCGTTATGTTTTCCAACTGCAACTCCGGCCAGTGCCCGAGGACGCAGATGCGCAAGACGAGGTCCTCGATTGCACGAAGCCGTGGGACGAGATGGAGTTCCCGTTGATAGACGTCGGAGAGGTGACCATCAATGAGAATCTCACGCCTAAACAATCCGAGGAGCTTGAATTCAATCCTTACCTCAAATGCCATGAAATCGATGTGATCAGAGCAACGTCAGCCTCTCAGAGTGCTTCCATCGATCATGGACGCTCATTGATCTATGAGATTTGCCAACGATTGAGAAACAATGAGCCGCTGCCGGAGGCGTGGAGAGCCTTCATCGAGAAGTCAGATGTCAAAGTAGACCTCTCTGGCTGCCCCGTCATGAACCAGAAACACGACTCCTCTGTCTCAAACGAAGTGACGCTTGCGAGAGCTTG GATTACGATTGGTGAGGGCGGATTTGTGGGAAGTCGAGCGGTGGCCATGCCAGGAGTGGTTGTGGAAGATGGAGGCAGCCTTGGTGCGCTCTCACTTGCCATGAAGGGGGAACTTGTTAGAATTAAGTCGCAATCTCAATAA